A genome region from Gardnerella vaginalis includes the following:
- the ftsZ gene encoding cell division protein FtsZ, which produces MSEIAQTDNFNDKTIIKVVGVGGAGGNAVNRMITEGLQNVEFVAINTDAKDLLRSDADVKISLSDASSRGLGAGADPEKGAKAAQDHQSDIEEALKGADMVFVTCGEGGGTGTGASPIVARAAHQQGALTIAVVTRPFGFEGPQRAASAKLGIENLRKEVDALIVIPNDRLLEISDRTIGIIEAFKTADTALLAGVQGITDLITMNSYIHVDFSDVTAVLRGAGTALFGIGAAKGEDRATQAAEIAISSPLLEESIEGAHGALINIAGPSDLKLQEASAATELVRKAIHPEAQIIWGLSLDDSYGDEVRVTVIAAGFDSHPKSEDSKAGAFVDMQAGVDPVAPAHSTTTAPSKPVDTVETAEPVSSMFDSVDSVKQYQTQATQVKPQDEPDELDIPDFLR; this is translated from the coding sequence GTGAGCGAGATTGCCCAGACTGACAATTTCAACGACAAAACCATAATCAAGGTAGTCGGCGTCGGTGGAGCCGGTGGTAACGCCGTCAACCGAATGATCACCGAGGGTTTGCAGAACGTAGAATTTGTGGCTATTAACACTGATGCCAAGGATTTGTTGCGTTCTGATGCTGACGTGAAGATTTCATTATCTGACGCTTCGAGTCGAGGATTAGGAGCAGGTGCTGACCCAGAAAAAGGCGCTAAGGCTGCTCAAGATCATCAATCTGACATTGAAGAAGCATTAAAGGGCGCCGATATGGTGTTCGTAACTTGCGGAGAAGGCGGTGGAACAGGTACGGGTGCAAGCCCTATTGTTGCTCGCGCTGCACACCAGCAAGGTGCTTTGACAATCGCAGTAGTTACGCGTCCATTCGGTTTTGAAGGACCTCAGCGTGCTGCATCAGCAAAACTTGGTATTGAGAATCTTCGTAAAGAAGTCGACGCTTTGATTGTGATTCCAAACGATCGTTTGTTGGAAATTTCAGATCGAACCATCGGAATTATTGAAGCTTTTAAGACTGCAGATACCGCATTGCTTGCAGGCGTTCAGGGTATTACAGATTTGATTACCATGAATTCTTATATTCATGTTGATTTCTCTGATGTTACCGCTGTTCTTCGCGGTGCAGGAACTGCGCTATTTGGTATTGGTGCAGCGAAGGGTGAAGACAGAGCTACGCAAGCTGCAGAAATTGCTATTAGCTCTCCATTGCTTGAAGAAAGCATTGAAGGTGCTCATGGTGCTTTGATCAATATTGCTGGTCCAAGTGATTTGAAGCTTCAAGAAGCAAGTGCTGCAACAGAGCTTGTTCGTAAGGCAATACATCCAGAAGCGCAGATTATTTGGGGTCTTTCTTTGGACGATTCTTATGGAGACGAGGTTCGTGTTACTGTTATTGCAGCTGGTTTCGATTCTCATCCTAAGTCTGAAGACAGCAAAGCAGGTGCTTTCGTAGATATGCAGGCAGGAGTCGATCCTGTGGCTCCAGCTCATTCCACTACTACTGCTCCTTCTAAGCCTGTGGACACTGTTGAAACCGCGGAACCTGTTTCTTCTATGTTTGATTCTGTTGATTCAGTTAAGCAATATCAAACACAGGCTACTCAAGTGAAGCCTCAAGACGAACCAGACGAGCTGGATATTCCTGATTTTCTGCGTTAA
- a CDS encoding cell division protein SepF — MAGFMKNMMSYVGMSDVQDDDDFVDSQTQDTSFDNDHSVAPMSLHNGDAAPQSGNGASTRSNAGRMSRITTIHPKSYEDAQLVGRALRDGTPVVLNLTGVSESVAYRIVDFSAGVVFGVRGSIERVTPRVFLLSPSQVNIKVEDAPNGGSARDLFS; from the coding sequence ATGGCTGGTTTTATGAAGAACATGATGTCTTATGTAGGCATGAGTGATGTTCAGGACGACGATGATTTCGTTGATTCTCAGACACAGGATACTTCGTTTGACAACGACCACAGCGTTGCTCCTATGAGCCTTCATAATGGTGATGCTGCACCACAATCTGGTAATGGTGCTTCTACTCGATCTAATGCAGGTCGTATGAGTCGCATTACTACGATTCATCCAAAATCTTATGAGGATGCGCAATTAGTTGGAAGAGCTTTAAGAGATGGAACACCAGTGGTCTTGAATCTTACTGGTGTTAGCGAATCCGTTGCATATCGCATAGTTGATTTTTCTGCTGGCGTTGTGTTTGGTGTTCGCGGATCTATAGAAAGAGTAACTCCTAGAGTCTTCCTTTTAAGCCCTTCTCAAGTAAATATAAAAGTTGAAGATGCTCCTAATGGCGGATCTGCTCGCGACTTATTCTCCTAA
- a CDS encoding YggT family protein, with protein sequence MDFVIRLILILNIFINAYLVILFIRAVLDWIPFIFHSFKPNAILQKFTQIIYFMTEPLLRFARKFIPPARLGSISLDVSFMVVYFLLLVLQMFLNMLY encoded by the coding sequence ATGGATTTTGTAATACGCTTAATACTAATTTTGAATATTTTCATAAACGCTTATCTAGTAATACTGTTTATTCGCGCAGTTTTAGATTGGATTCCGTTTATATTCCATTCTTTTAAACCAAATGCGATTTTGCAAAAATTCACTCAAATCATATATTTTATGACAGAACCACTTTTAAGATTTGCGCGAAAATTTATACCACCAGCAAGATTAGGTAGCATAAGTTTAGACGTGAGCTTTATGGTAGTGTACTTTTTGTTACTAGTTTTACAAATGTTTTTGAATATGCTTTACTGA
- a CDS encoding DivIVA domain-containing protein — translation MALLTPKDIREHTFQIVRFKGGYDVDEVDDFLDQVTETIEALGQQAVQGLGASTQSLGADVASLNNKISDLTKQVESLTKENNDLREASSSANKNDNDLAAKLKEAEENNRALSEQNQQLKEQLDGLGAQVDQLTAQAANADNAKADADKKVHEELENVTRERDDFRASSENLGRELEEVRQQLVVTQQENAKVQDLARQLEESHKREEQLREQVAKMEPSTETGSLQKIAGAGAEVGGSEPERATAMLTLAMQLHDQYVDKGKAKANQIVEESQARYNEIVTKADDYSNRTRSEADEYNKQTRGDADDYSVRTRSDADAYAARAHNEADAYSGKVRQAADDYSKQTHDQADQYESEVQHRAADYDSTTRTAADAYARQVRENLEKQTKVIEGNIQSLKQFETEYRTRLTDFLGQLVAQVSDENTYSSMENQDQQDQK, via the coding sequence ATGGCTCTGTTAACGCCTAAAGACATTCGCGAGCATACCTTCCAAATCGTTCGATTCAAGGGAGGCTATGATGTTGACGAAGTTGATGACTTTTTGGATCAGGTTACAGAAACAATAGAAGCGCTTGGTCAGCAGGCAGTGCAGGGGCTTGGAGCTTCCACGCAGTCTCTTGGCGCCGATGTTGCTAGCTTGAACAATAAGATTTCTGATTTGACAAAACAAGTTGAATCTTTAACAAAAGAAAATAATGATTTACGTGAAGCATCCAGCAGCGCGAACAAGAATGACAATGATCTTGCAGCAAAGCTTAAGGAAGCTGAAGAAAATAATCGTGCATTGAGCGAGCAGAATCAGCAGCTCAAAGAGCAGCTGGATGGTTTAGGTGCTCAGGTAGATCAGCTCACAGCACAGGCTGCAAATGCTGATAATGCTAAGGCAGACGCTGATAAGAAAGTCCATGAAGAGCTTGAAAACGTTACTCGCGAACGCGATGACTTTAGAGCAAGTAGCGAGAATTTGGGTCGCGAATTGGAAGAAGTCCGTCAACAACTTGTTGTAACACAGCAGGAAAATGCAAAGGTTCAGGATTTGGCTCGTCAGCTTGAAGAATCTCATAAGCGTGAAGAGCAGCTTCGTGAGCAGGTTGCTAAGATGGAGCCAAGCACGGAAACAGGTAGCTTGCAAAAGATTGCAGGTGCTGGTGCAGAAGTGGGCGGTTCTGAGCCAGAACGCGCTACAGCAATGTTGACTCTTGCAATGCAATTGCACGATCAGTATGTAGATAAGGGTAAGGCTAAGGCAAATCAGATAGTCGAAGAAAGCCAAGCTCGATATAACGAGATCGTTACTAAGGCAGACGATTATTCTAATCGTACTCGTAGCGAAGCTGATGAATACAATAAGCAGACTCGCGGGGATGCGGATGATTACTCTGTTCGTACTCGTAGCGACGCAGACGCTTATGCAGCTCGCGCTCACAACGAGGCAGATGCTTATTCTGGTAAGGTTCGTCAGGCTGCTGATGATTATTCTAAGCAAACTCACGATCAGGCTGATCAATATGAGTCTGAAGTTCAGCATAGAGCAGCGGATTATGATTCCACTACTCGTACTGCTGCAGATGCTTACGCTCGCCAGGTGCGTGAGAATCTTGAAAAGCAGACTAAGGTTATTGAAGGAAACATTCAAAGCCTCAAGCAGTTTGAAACTGAGTATCGTACTCGCTTGACTGACTTCCTTGGTCAGCTTGTTGCTCAGGTTTCCGATGAGAACACTTACAGTTCTATGGAAAATCAGGATCAACAGGATCAAAAGTAG
- a CDS encoding signal peptidase II, with amino-acid sequence MRVERLRNRAAVFALIAFIGVVLDRVTKVWALAALSGGKNIEILPHLLSFTLVRNPGASFGLGSSFTWVISVLACAACGAMTAVIKHTKSLYWTIALALAFAGAFGNLIDRAQYAQGFLNGKVVDFINYGWSVGNVADIELMFAGIAVICLILIGIPLIERADE; translated from the coding sequence ATGCGTGTAGAACGGCTGCGTAATCGCGCAGCCGTTTTTGCACTGATTGCTTTTATTGGCGTGGTTTTAGACCGAGTAACAAAAGTTTGGGCTTTAGCAGCGCTTAGTGGTGGAAAAAACATTGAGATTCTTCCACACTTGCTCTCTTTTACTCTTGTTAGGAATCCTGGAGCATCTTTTGGCTTAGGCTCTTCTTTTACTTGGGTTATTAGCGTGTTAGCTTGCGCTGCTTGCGGTGCTATGACTGCTGTTATTAAGCACACAAAATCCTTATATTGGACTATTGCGCTTGCTTTAGCTTTTGCTGGAGCTTTTGGAAATCTTATTGATAGAGCGCAATATGCTCAGGGCTTTTTGAACGGAAAAGTCGTAGATTTTATAAACTACGGATGGTCCGTTGGAAATGTTGCAGATATTGAGCTTATGTTTGCAGGAATCGCAGTTATATGCCTTATTTTGATTGGGATTCCTCTTATAGAGCGCGCTGATGAGTGA
- a CDS encoding RluA family pseudouridine synthase, which produces MSDIRFTVTSQFAGCRFDVCLSNLMGVSRANAISLIDSGKAKILDKKSQKSSTLQDGDVIVINQEEVENQKEKSTSKSTICDIPIVYNDEDIVVVDKPVGVAAHSAKGWDGPTVPECLEASGVEIKTTVCDESRKGIVSRLDVGTSGLMLVCKTDFAYEEMKKQFANHSVKKIYHALVQGNLKQNKATIDAPIGRAKVSDFRFTITKSGKPAITHWDVIERFKGATLVKVNLETGRTHQIRVHFSSIGHPVVGDPMYGANPQLSEKLGLSRQWLHAMSLKFKHPRTGELIKVESKYPLDLQHALHAIQEL; this is translated from the coding sequence ATGAGTGACATTCGTTTTACAGTTACTAGTCAATTTGCTGGATGCAGGTTCGACGTATGCTTGTCGAACCTTATGGGAGTATCGCGTGCAAACGCAATATCGCTAATCGATAGTGGCAAAGCAAAAATCTTAGATAAAAAATCACAAAAATCCTCAACTTTGCAAGATGGAGATGTGATTGTTATAAATCAAGAGGAAGTTGAGAATCAAAAAGAAAAGTCAACTAGCAAATCCACTATATGCGATATTCCAATAGTTTATAACGATGAAGATATTGTTGTAGTAGATAAGCCTGTTGGAGTCGCAGCGCATTCAGCAAAAGGCTGGGATGGCCCAACAGTGCCAGAATGTCTAGAGGCAAGCGGTGTTGAAATAAAAACAACCGTGTGCGATGAATCACGAAAAGGAATCGTAAGCCGATTAGACGTTGGAACAAGCGGATTAATGCTGGTTTGCAAAACAGATTTTGCGTATGAAGAAATGAAAAAACAGTTCGCAAATCATAGTGTGAAGAAAATATATCACGCTTTAGTCCAAGGAAATCTTAAACAAAATAAAGCTACAATTGATGCACCAATTGGGCGAGCAAAAGTTTCAGATTTTCGTTTTACAATAACTAAATCAGGTAAGCCTGCAATTACGCATTGGGATGTTATAGAGCGTTTTAAGGGAGCGACTTTAGTGAAAGTCAATCTGGAAACTGGCAGAACACACCAAATTCGTGTGCATTTTTCGTCAATAGGACATCCGGTAGTGGGCGATCCTATGTATGGCGCAAATCCTCAATTAAGTGAAAAATTAGGGCTTTCTAGACAGTGGCTTCATGCAATGAGTCTAAAATTTAAACATCCTCGAACGGGAGAACTTATTAAAGTTGAATCGAAGTATCCGTTAGATTTGCAACACGCTTTACACGCCATACAAGAATTGTAA
- the dnaE gene encoding DNA polymerase III subunit alpha encodes MARLETNFVHLHNHTHYSLLDGASKIPDLVARAKELGMPAVAITDHGNMHGAYEMWSTAVKAGIKPIIGIEAYVTPETARQDKSRVHWGTEAQRSDDVSGGGLITHMTMWAENDEGLTNLLKASSIANLEGRVMRYPRMDKDVLSRYSKGVIASSGCPSGIIQTRLRLGQFDEALRAAGEFQDIFGRDNFFIELMNHGLSIETRVTKDLLEIAKRLNAPLLATNDLHYVHEEDREAQDAMLCINSGSRLDDPDRFKFDGSGYYLKSAEQMRELFKEFPEACDNTLEIARRCNVMFDDGEDGAFMPQFDCPEGWDETSLFLKKVEEGLERRYNNNVPMEVLKQADYECGVICQMQFCGYFLVVADYINWAKAHGVMVGPGRGSAAGAMVAYAMGITELDPMKHGLIFERFLNPERVSLPDIDVDFDPDGRAKVLEYVGEKYGRDKVAQCVIYGTIKTKQALKDSARIMGYEFSVGEKITKILPPPKNGKDMSFHDIFDEKSKRYAEAREFREMYDTDPDTKRITEEAKGIEGLIRQTGVHACATIMGSEPITDTSPLLERTDGTITTTFEYHTCETLGLVKMDFLGLSNLTVIRDTLKNVEHNGKEPIDYTKIPLDDKETYQLLARGDTLGVFQLDSDGMRALLRTLKPDNFNDISALIALYRPGPMDMDSHTNYAKRKNGLQEITPIHPEVAEPLKDVLGETYGLIVYQEQVQSAARILAGYSLGKADVLRRAMGKKKPEVLAKEKIPFFKGMKEHGYSEEAAQAVWDVLVPFSGYAFNKAHSAAYGLISYWTAYLKTHYPVEFMAALLQNERTNKDKTALYLGEARRMGIRVLQPDINESVLEYSAVGDVVRFGLGAVRNVGDKAVNDIISERESERGKFIDFKDFVNRVSFAALNRRLVESLIKSGAFDSINPCRRAIFEICEPLIDSVISIKRRQAGGQFDLFADLDDSDSDLGDAQINIPDVEEWDKKTKLNFEREMLGLYVSDHPLSGLSAVLAGLREMSIAQLLNRAKTMGENQQVTLAGLVTSVDRRVSKKGNAWAIVTIEDMESSIQCMFFGKVYESSAAELAIDQVVRIRGQVEVRDETVSLRATEFEVPSLEAEDAQPVTIVLPLQALEKSRIKELENIVTRHPGCCEMNLALIDSRGCAKVLSFGDRFRVKRDTSLFAEIKILFGPNCLPSA; translated from the coding sequence ATGGCTAGGTTGGAAACAAACTTCGTACACTTACATAATCACACGCATTATTCGCTCTTGGATGGTGCTTCGAAGATACCAGACCTAGTTGCACGTGCAAAAGAATTAGGTATGCCAGCTGTGGCTATTACAGACCACGGAAATATGCATGGTGCATACGAAATGTGGAGTACTGCTGTAAAAGCTGGAATTAAGCCGATTATTGGAATCGAAGCTTATGTGACCCCTGAAACAGCCAGACAAGACAAGAGCAGAGTGCATTGGGGAACTGAAGCGCAAAGAAGCGACGATGTTTCTGGCGGCGGTTTGATTACGCACATGACAATGTGGGCTGAAAATGATGAAGGCTTAACAAATCTACTCAAAGCGTCTTCTATAGCCAATTTGGAAGGTCGCGTAATGCGATACCCTCGAATGGATAAAGATGTGTTATCAAGGTATTCTAAAGGGGTTATAGCGTCTTCTGGATGCCCATCTGGAATTATTCAAACGCGTCTTCGTTTAGGTCAATTTGATGAGGCTTTACGCGCTGCAGGCGAGTTTCAGGATATTTTTGGGCGCGATAATTTCTTCATAGAATTAATGAATCATGGGCTTTCTATCGAAACGCGCGTTACTAAAGATTTGCTTGAGATTGCTAAGCGTCTTAATGCGCCTCTTCTTGCTACAAACGATTTGCATTACGTGCACGAAGAAGATCGTGAAGCGCAAGATGCAATGCTATGCATTAATTCAGGATCGCGTTTGGATGATCCAGACCGTTTTAAGTTTGATGGCTCTGGATACTATTTAAAATCTGCCGAGCAGATGCGTGAATTGTTTAAAGAGTTTCCAGAGGCTTGTGACAATACGCTAGAAATTGCCCGTCGTTGTAACGTTATGTTCGACGATGGTGAAGATGGCGCTTTTATGCCGCAATTTGATTGCCCTGAAGGTTGGGATGAGACTTCGCTATTCCTTAAAAAAGTTGAAGAAGGATTAGAGCGTAGATATAACAACAATGTTCCTATGGAAGTCTTAAAACAAGCAGACTACGAGTGTGGTGTTATATGTCAAATGCAGTTCTGCGGATACTTCCTAGTTGTTGCAGACTACATAAATTGGGCAAAAGCACATGGTGTTATGGTTGGTCCTGGACGTGGTTCTGCAGCAGGCGCAATGGTTGCGTATGCTATGGGAATTACTGAGCTTGACCCAATGAAGCACGGTCTAATTTTTGAACGATTCCTAAACCCAGAGCGAGTATCTTTACCAGATATTGATGTTGACTTTGACCCAGATGGTAGAGCCAAAGTTTTGGAATACGTCGGTGAAAAATACGGTAGAGATAAAGTAGCTCAATGCGTGATTTATGGAACGATTAAAACAAAGCAAGCATTGAAGGATTCAGCTCGAATAATGGGCTACGAGTTTTCCGTTGGAGAAAAAATTACAAAAATCTTGCCTCCTCCAAAAAACGGAAAAGATATGAGTTTCCACGATATTTTTGATGAGAAATCAAAGAGATACGCGGAGGCGCGCGAGTTTCGCGAAATGTATGACACTGATCCAGATACGAAGCGAATTACCGAAGAGGCAAAAGGTATTGAAGGTTTGATTCGCCAAACTGGTGTTCACGCTTGCGCAACAATCATGGGCTCGGAGCCGATTACTGATACTTCGCCTCTTTTGGAGCGTACTGATGGAACAATAACAACAACGTTCGAGTATCATACTTGCGAAACGTTGGGCTTAGTGAAAATGGACTTTTTGGGTCTTTCCAACTTAACAGTTATTAGGGATACGCTTAAAAATGTTGAGCATAATGGTAAAGAGCCTATTGATTACACTAAAATTCCGCTTGACGATAAGGAAACATATCAGCTTCTTGCTAGGGGAGACACTTTAGGAGTTTTCCAGCTTGATTCCGACGGTATGCGTGCCCTTCTGCGCACACTTAAGCCAGATAACTTTAACGATATTTCGGCTTTGATTGCACTTTATAGACCAGGCCCTATGGATATGGATTCTCACACTAATTACGCCAAGCGTAAGAATGGTTTGCAAGAGATAACGCCTATCCATCCTGAAGTTGCTGAGCCGCTAAAAGATGTTCTTGGCGAAACATATGGTTTGATTGTTTACCAGGAGCAGGTGCAGTCAGCTGCGCGTATTTTAGCTGGGTATAGCCTTGGTAAAGCAGATGTTTTGCGTCGAGCAATGGGTAAAAAGAAGCCAGAAGTGTTGGCTAAAGAAAAAATCCCGTTCTTTAAAGGTATGAAAGAACATGGTTATTCAGAAGAAGCTGCCCAAGCTGTTTGGGATGTTCTGGTTCCTTTCTCTGGTTACGCGTTTAACAAAGCTCATTCAGCCGCATACGGTTTGATTTCATATTGGACTGCGTATTTGAAAACGCATTATCCTGTGGAGTTTATGGCTGCATTATTGCAGAACGAGCGCACGAATAAGGATAAGACAGCGCTTTACTTGGGTGAAGCACGACGTATGGGTATTCGTGTTTTGCAACCAGATATTAACGAGTCTGTTCTTGAATATTCTGCAGTTGGAGATGTAGTTCGTTTTGGACTCGGAGCTGTTAGGAATGTTGGTGATAAAGCCGTTAACGATATTATTAGCGAAAGGGAAAGCGAGCGCGGAAAGTTTATTGATTTTAAGGATTTTGTAAACCGTGTATCTTTTGCCGCTTTGAATCGTAGACTTGTTGAATCTCTTATTAAATCTGGTGCTTTCGATTCAATTAATCCTTGTAGAAGAGCTATTTTTGAAATTTGTGAACCACTAATTGACTCTGTTATTTCTATTAAGCGCAGACAGGCGGGCGGTCAGTTTGATCTTTTTGCTGATCTTGATGATTCCGATAGTGATCTTGGAGATGCTCAAATCAACATTCCAGATGTTGAAGAATGGGATAAAAAAACGAAGCTAAACTTTGAGCGAGAAATGCTTGGGCTTTACGTTTCGGATCATCCTTTGAGTGGTCTTTCTGCTGTGTTGGCTGGTCTTAGGGAAATGTCGATTGCTCAGCTTTTAAATCGCGCTAAAACTATGGGCGAAAATCAGCAGGTAACTCTTGCAGGCCTTGTGACTAGCGTAGATAGACGAGTATCTAAAAAAGGTAATGCTTGGGCGATTGTAACTATTGAAGACATGGAAAGTTCAATACAATGCATGTTCTTTGGTAAGGTCTATGAGTCATCTGCTGCAGAACTTGCGATTGATCAAGTTGTGAGAATTAGGGGACAGGTAGAGGTTCGAGACGAAACAGTATCTTTAAGAGCAACTGAGTTTGAAGTTCCAAGCTTAGAGGCGGAAGATGCTCAGCCTGTTACAATTGTTCTTCCTTTGCAAGCATTAGAAAAGTCACGTATAAAAGAGCTTGAAAATATTGTTACAAGACATCCTGGTTGTTGTGAAATGAATCTTGCTTTGATTGATTCTAGAGGATGTGCAAAAGTATTATCCTTTGGAGATAGATTTAGAGTTAAGCGAGATACGTCACTTTTTGCAGAGATCAAAATATTGTTTGGTCCTAATTGTTTGCCAAGCGCGTAG
- the glnA gene encoding type I glutamate--ammonia ligase has product MDRQQEFALRTVEERDVRFIRLWFTDVLGTLKSVAIAPAELEAAFEEGIGFDGSAIEGMTRVLEDDMIVKPDPSTFQLLPWHGGPEGTARMFCDVLTPDGEPSLGDPRHVLKTALAKAKEKGFTFYVHPEIEFYLFETQDDWSKAPVPIDEGGYFDHVPRSSAMDFRRSAVSMLEQMGISVEYSHHEGGPGQNEIDLRYADALTTADNIMTFRTVVKEISLERGMYASFMPKPLTDQPGSGMHTHLSLFEGDSNAFYEAGQEFNMSLIARQFAAGILHHAAEICAVTDQYVNSYKRLWGGAEAPSYVCWGHSNRSALLRVPQYKPGKGNSCRMEFRALDPVANPYLAYSVLLAAGLDGIEKQMILCEPTSDDVWELTDAERQAMGIQPLPESLDEALKIMEKSDFVASVLGEHAFEYFLRNKHQEWEEYRRQVTPFELQKYLPRL; this is encoded by the coding sequence ATGGATAGACAACAAGAGTTCGCTTTGCGTACGGTTGAAGAGCGTGATGTCCGTTTTATTAGACTATGGTTCACGGATGTACTTGGAACTCTTAAATCGGTTGCTATTGCTCCAGCAGAGCTTGAAGCTGCGTTTGAAGAGGGTATTGGCTTTGACGGGTCTGCGATTGAAGGCATGACTCGCGTTTTAGAAGACGACATGATTGTTAAGCCAGATCCTTCGACTTTCCAACTTTTGCCATGGCATGGCGGCCCAGAGGGTACGGCACGCATGTTTTGCGACGTTCTAACGCCAGACGGGGAGCCGTCTCTTGGAGACCCTCGTCATGTTCTTAAAACTGCGCTCGCAAAAGCTAAAGAAAAAGGCTTTACTTTTTACGTTCATCCAGAAATTGAGTTTTACTTATTTGAAACGCAAGACGATTGGTCTAAAGCACCTGTTCCTATTGATGAAGGTGGGTATTTTGACCACGTTCCAAGAAGTTCGGCAATGGACTTTCGTCGTAGTGCTGTGAGCATGCTTGAACAGATGGGTATTTCTGTTGAGTATTCTCACCACGAAGGCGGCCCTGGTCAAAACGAGATTGACTTAAGATATGCAGACGCTCTTACTACTGCAGATAACATTATGACTTTCCGCACTGTTGTTAAGGAGATTTCTCTTGAGCGTGGAATGTATGCGAGCTTTATGCCTAAGCCTTTAACGGATCAGCCTGGTTCTGGTATGCACACGCATTTAAGCTTGTTTGAAGGAGATTCCAACGCTTTCTACGAGGCTGGGCAAGAGTTTAATATGTCGCTTATTGCGCGCCAATTTGCGGCTGGTATTTTGCATCATGCTGCGGAAATTTGCGCTGTTACCGATCAGTATGTGAACTCTTATAAGCGTTTGTGGGGTGGAGCTGAGGCTCCTAGCTATGTTTGCTGGGGTCATAGCAACCGTTCTGCGCTTTTGCGTGTGCCTCAATATAAGCCAGGCAAAGGTAATTCTTGCCGTATGGAGTTTCGCGCGCTCGACCCTGTGGCGAATCCGTATCTTGCATACTCTGTTTTGTTGGCTGCTGGCTTAGATGGTATTGAAAAGCAGATGATTTTATGTGAGCCTACGAGCGACGACGTTTGGGAGCTTACGGATGCTGAGCGTCAGGCTATGGGCATTCAGCCACTTCCTGAGTCTTTGGATGAGGCTTTGAAGATTATGGAGAAGTCTGATTTTGTGGCTAGCGTACTTGGTGAGCATGCTTTTGAGTATTTCTTGCGTAATAAGCATCAGGAATGGGAAGAGTATCGTCGTCAGGTCACTCCTTTTGAATTGCAGAAGTATTTGCCTAGACTTTAG
- a CDS encoding nucleoside hydrolase, with protein MKKLILDLDTGVDDTLAISYALGSPEMELIGITGTYGNVLMEQGVRNALAITDLLGHPEVKVYKGLSHASTKDSFEVLPISAFIHGDNGIGDVEIPDSPRKAEDESAVDFIIDSVKKYGKDLVYVPTGPMTNIAAALKKAPEIKDEIGKIVLMGGALTIHGNVNAWTEANISQDPDAADILFRSGAPVTMIGLDVTLQTLLTYKETKQWRDLNTKAGKFLADMTDFYIKAYETTAPHLGGCGLHDPLAVAVAVDPTLVTTLPINMQVDVEGPTRGRTIGDVTRLNDPVKTMQVAVGVDVPRFLNEFMTRISGLAKIAG; from the coding sequence GTGAAGAAGCTAATTCTTGATCTTGATACTGGTGTTGACGATACTCTCGCTATATCTTATGCTCTTGGAAGCCCTGAAATGGAGCTTATTGGCATAACTGGCACATACGGTAATGTTTTAATGGAGCAAGGTGTTCGTAACGCGCTTGCAATCACAGATTTACTTGGGCATCCAGAAGTAAAAGTTTATAAAGGTCTTTCACACGCAAGCACAAAAGATTCGTTTGAAGTGCTTCCAATATCTGCTTTTATTCATGGTGACAATGGAATTGGCGATGTTGAAATTCCAGATTCTCCTCGCAAAGCAGAAGATGAATCCGCTGTTGATTTCATTATTGATTCCGTAAAGAAATATGGCAAGGACTTAGTGTATGTTCCAACCGGTCCAATGACCAATATTGCTGCTGCATTGAAGAAAGCTCCAGAAATCAAAGACGAAATCGGAAAGATTGTTTTGATGGGTGGAGCACTCACCATTCATGGAAACGTAAACGCTTGGACTGAGGCGAATATTTCCCAAGATCCAGATGCTGCAGATATTTTATTCCGTTCTGGTGCTCCAGTGACAATGATTGGTTTGGATGTTACCTTACAGACTTTGCTTACTTACAAGGAAACAAAGCAATGGCGTGATCTTAACACCAAGGCTGGCAAGTTCCTTGCAGACATGACTGATTTTTACATCAAAGCTTATGAAACAACTGCTCCGCACCTTGGTGGATGTGGTTTGCATGATCCTTTGGCTGTTGCTGTTGCAGTTGATCCAACGCTTGTTACAACGCTTCCAATTAACATGCAGGTTGATGTGGAAGGTCCAACTCGCGGTCGTACTATAGGTGATGTTACGCGCTTGAATGACCCTGTTAAGACAATGCAAGTTGCTGTTGGCGTAGACGTTCCACGATTCTTGAACGAGTTTATGACGCGTATTTCTGGCTTGGCAAAAATCGCTGGCTGA